The Streptomyces sp. Mut1 genome window below encodes:
- a CDS encoding benzoate/H(+) symporter BenE family transporter — protein MLAITRIRSAAPPSAVAAGLIAVMVGVTSSAALVFTAAKAAGADAREISSWMLALGIGLACTCAGLSLRYRAPVVTAWSTPGAALLATSLSGVSMPQAVGAFIFSGLLILVSGVTGWFARVMNRIPVPLASALLAGVLLRFGTGLFSTMHHSFAVAFPMFVVYLLGRRLMPRYAVLLALAAGVVATVFTGGWQPGQVRLSPAVPVFTAPEFDWKVLVSVGAPLFVVTMASQNLPGVAVLRGSGYDVPVSPLMTWTGAANAVLAPFGAFGLNLAAITAAICTGEEAHPDRDKRYLAAVWAGVFYLCVGLLGATVASLLTAMPQELVLAIAGIGLLATIESSLASALADKASREAAVVTFLATASGVSLLGIGSAFWGLLAGLVTSAVASLGRPARREPAPEPRPRELPGR, from the coding sequence ATGCTCGCGATCACCCGCATACGTTCGGCCGCACCCCCATCCGCCGTGGCCGCGGGGCTCATCGCCGTCATGGTCGGGGTCACCAGCTCGGCGGCGCTGGTGTTCACCGCCGCGAAGGCCGCCGGGGCCGACGCGCGGGAGATCTCCTCCTGGATGCTCGCCCTCGGCATCGGCCTCGCCTGCACCTGCGCGGGCCTCTCGCTGCGGTACCGGGCTCCGGTCGTGACCGCGTGGTCGACGCCGGGGGCGGCGCTGCTGGCGACCAGCCTGAGCGGGGTCTCCATGCCGCAGGCGGTCGGCGCGTTCATCTTCTCGGGACTGCTCATCCTGGTGAGCGGGGTGACGGGATGGTTCGCCCGGGTCATGAACCGCATTCCCGTGCCGCTGGCCTCCGCCCTGCTCGCCGGGGTACTGCTGCGGTTCGGCACGGGTCTCTTCAGCACCATGCACCACAGCTTCGCCGTCGCGTTCCCGATGTTCGTCGTCTACCTGCTGGGCCGCCGGCTGATGCCCCGTTACGCGGTGCTGCTGGCGCTCGCCGCGGGGGTGGTGGCCACCGTGTTCACCGGAGGCTGGCAGCCCGGCCAGGTCCGGCTCTCGCCGGCCGTACCGGTCTTCACCGCGCCCGAGTTCGACTGGAAGGTGCTCGTCAGCGTCGGCGCGCCGCTGTTCGTCGTCACGATGGCCTCGCAGAACCTCCCCGGCGTCGCCGTGCTGCGCGGCTCCGGATACGACGTGCCGGTCTCCCCGCTCATGACGTGGACGGGCGCGGCCAACGCCGTGCTGGCACCGTTCGGGGCCTTCGGGCTCAACCTCGCCGCCATCACCGCCGCCATCTGCACCGGCGAGGAGGCACACCCGGACCGTGACAAGCGCTATCTGGCAGCCGTCTGGGCCGGGGTCTTCTACCTCTGCGTGGGACTGCTCGGCGCGACCGTCGCCTCGCTCCTCACCGCGATGCCGCAGGAACTCGTCCTGGCGATCGCGGGGATCGGCCTGCTCGCCACGATCGAGTCCTCGCTGGCATCCGCCCTGGCCGACAAGGCGTCACGCGAGGCCGCCGTCGTCACCTTCCTGGCCACCGCCTCGGGCGTGTCCCTGCTGGGCATCGGCTCCGCCTTCTGGGGGCTGCTCGCCGGCCTCGTCACCAGCGCCGTCGCCTCGCTCGGCCGCCCCGCCCGGAGGGAACCCGCACCCGAACCGCGGCCCCGCGAACTCCCCGGGCGCTGA
- a CDS encoding helix-turn-helix domain-containing protein, with protein sequence MGLNEDVGRRLRALRRGMDVSLSELARRSGVGKGTLSELESGRRNPTLETLYALTTALGRPLSAVLSDPAPPGIRTGNGPGVSGSGVTAVLLERYEDGEAVTDVFRVTIHAGAVQESRAHVPGTSESLMVLAGTAVVGRPGDLSTVGPGASARWSADEPHVYGAPDGDVQGVLFVRYPVTGEGRGGRGAG encoded by the coding sequence ATGGGGCTGAACGAGGACGTCGGACGCAGGCTGCGGGCCCTGCGGCGCGGCATGGACGTGTCGCTGTCGGAACTGGCCAGGCGCTCCGGGGTCGGCAAGGGGACGCTGTCGGAGCTGGAGAGCGGACGGCGCAACCCCACGCTGGAGACGCTGTACGCCCTGACCACCGCCCTCGGCCGCCCGCTCAGCGCGGTCCTGAGCGACCCCGCGCCCCCGGGCATCCGCACGGGGAACGGGCCGGGTGTCTCGGGCAGCGGCGTCACCGCGGTCCTGCTGGAGCGGTACGAGGACGGGGAGGCGGTCACCGATGTGTTCCGCGTGACCATTCACGCCGGCGCGGTCCAGGAGTCCCGGGCCCATGTGCCGGGTACGTCCGAGAGCCTGATGGTGCTGGCCGGCACCGCGGTCGTCGGGCGGCCGGGCGACCTCAGCACGGTCGGGCCCGGAGCCTCGGCGCGGTGGAGCGCCGACGAACCCCATGTCTACGGCGCCCCCGACGGCGATGTGCAGGGCGTTCTCTTCGTGCGCTACCCGGTCACGGGGGAGGGGCGCGGCGGGCGGGGCGCCGGCTGA
- a CDS encoding N-acetylmuramoyl-L-alanine amidase produces MDRRRILQGAAVAAAGVLLPPSVRATAATTGATDYPSAHWVPASASNYTVSTRPSAYPVQYVVIHVTQETFSETVAIFQNPAKQVSAHYLVRSGDGYIDQCVREKDVAWHAGNWDYNTRSIGIEHEGWVDQPSYFTDALYEKSALLTADVCDRYGIPKDRAHILGHVEVPGTDHTDPGPHWDWTRYIRMVNLLSAG; encoded by the coding sequence ATGGACCGCAGAAGAATCCTTCAGGGCGCCGCGGTGGCCGCGGCGGGAGTACTGCTTCCCCCTTCCGTCCGGGCGACCGCGGCGACGACAGGCGCCACGGACTACCCGTCGGCGCACTGGGTGCCCGCTTCGGCATCCAACTACACGGTCTCCACGCGCCCTTCGGCGTACCCCGTCCAGTACGTCGTCATCCATGTCACGCAGGAGACGTTCTCCGAGACGGTGGCGATCTTCCAGAACCCGGCGAAACAGGTCTCCGCGCACTACCTGGTGCGTTCGGGTGACGGATACATCGACCAGTGCGTGCGGGAGAAGGACGTCGCCTGGCACGCCGGGAACTGGGACTACAACACCCGCAGCATCGGCATCGAGCACGAGGGGTGGGTGGACCAGCCCTCCTACTTCACCGACGCCCTGTACGAGAAGTCGGCACTGCTGACGGCCGACGTCTGCGACCGCTACGGCATCCCCAAGGACCGCGCGCACATCCTCGGCCATGTCGAGGTCCCGGGCACCGACCACACCGACCCGGGCCCGCACTGGGACTGGACCCGCTACATCCGGATGGTCAATCTCCTCAGCGCGGGCTGA